The following proteins come from a genomic window of Dreissena polymorpha isolate Duluth1 chromosome 1, UMN_Dpol_1.0, whole genome shotgun sequence:
- the LOC127847033 gene encoding LOW QUALITY PROTEIN: myogenesis-regulating glycosidase-like (The sequence of the model RefSeq protein was modified relative to this genomic sequence to represent the inferred CDS: substituted 1 base at 1 genomic stop codon): MDYEVPLYRFFLIAIVLSFALSGASSDFNRMHVKLEYDKNSNTVYVKSPESKLLLSGRPFETRVDCIEGPLTCILRFSSVLEVSEASGECGKISLRPVKPGVIVGICLDLSKGLWYGGSELQYQRWPFKNITLPWQPYVTNDIVPLNQSVGNVIERHWLSSNGVGVFIPATSPLYFKHMTGESGSFSEMCFIAASMRHMTGFMKTVAPDLVLNVCKMVNILETHRHMSKEYFDLPIGQPDALMFKSPIWSTWAKFKVDINQGKVLQFADEIGKHGFSHSQLEIDDMFSSFYGEFDFSPHKFPDAKNMIRELKMKGFRVTVWVTPFANVESLAFXEGIVGDYWLKDSDGRVPALVRWWQGVGAILDVENALAVDWFVNRLEKMKSEYGIDSFKFDAGETTYVPSSHQYSSQWVDPNVYTSKYVAAVNRLGPMIEVRCGFRTQRFPVFVRMGDKESRWGFDNGLRSLIPTVLTMGLLGYPFVLPDMVGGNGYNYEAPAAGENPFTTTRLPERELYIRWLEVTAYLPAMQFSFVPWQYDEEVTAIAKKYVRIHEEIVTPLVLRAAREAATEPGAPIIRPLWMLDPEDIDSLESETDFLVGDTLLVAPVLEHGVRKRDIFLPRGTWEDMTKLETLLGRTWLRNYDVPIDHVPTFRRIL, translated from the exons AACCCGAGTCGACTGTATAGAAGGCCCTTTAACGTGCATACTGCGATTTTCTTCTGTTCTTGAAGTTAGTGAAGCAAGTGGTGAATGTGGGAAAATAAGTCTGAGACCCGTTAAACCAGGTGTTATAGTAGGTATATGTCTGGATTTGTCCAAAGGGCTGTGGTACGGAGGGAGTGAGCTACAGTATCAACGATGGCCCTTTAAGAATATCACGTTACCATGGCAGCCGTACGTTACCAATGACATTGTTCCTTTAAACCAGTCGGTAGGAAATGTCATAGAGCGGCACTGGCTGAGCTCAAATGGCGTCGGTGTGTTTATTCCAGCGACTAGTCCGCTGTATTTCAAGCATATGACTGGCGAGTCCGGGTCCTTTTCtgaaatgtgttttattgctGCAAGCATGCGCCATATGACCGGATTTATGAAAACTGTTGCCCCAGATCTTGTATTAAACGTCTGTAAGATGGTAAATATATTGGAGACGCATAGGCACATGAGTAAGGAATATTTCGATTTGCCGATTGGTCAACCCGACGCCTTGATGTTTAAATCCCCTATTTGGTCAACATGGGCAAAGTTTAAAGTTGACATTAACCAAGGTAAGGTACTACAATTCGCCGACGAGATTGGTAAGCATGGATTTTCGCATTCACAGCTGGAAATAGACGATATGTTCTCGTCATTTTACGGCGAGTTTGACTTCAGTCCGCACAAATTCCCTGATGCCAAAAATATGATTCGCGAGTTAAAAATGAAAGGGTTTCGAGTAACTGTGTGGGTCACTCCTTTCGCTAATGTGGAATCCCTCGCATTCTGAGAAGGGATTGTCGGTGATTATTGGCTCAAGGACAGCGACGGGAGAGTTCCGGCGCTCGTCCGATGGTGGCAGGGCGTTGGCGCCATATTAGACGTTGAAAACGCTCTTGCGGTGGACTGGTTCGTCAATCGCCTTGAAAAGATGAAGAGCGAGTACGGGATTGACTCTTTCAAGTTTGACGCCGGTGAGACCACATATGTACCCTCGTCACACCAGTATTCGAGCCAATGGGTCGACCCGAATGTCTACACGTCGAAGTACGTGGCGGCAGTCAACAGACTAGGGCCAATGATCGAG gtTCGGTGTGGCTTCAGAACACAGCGTTTCCCGGTATTCGTGCGCATGGGCGACAAGGAGTCGCGTTGGGGCTTTGACAACGGCCTCCGATCCCTGATCCCCACCGTCCTCACCATGGGGCTTCTAGGCTACCCCTTCGTCCTGCCCGACATGGTCGGCGGAAACGGCTACAACTACGAGGCGCCGGCGGCGGGCGAAAACCCTTTTACGACCACTCGGCTGCCCGAGCGCGAACTGTACATTCGATGGCTTGAG GTGACCGCCTATCTTCCCGCCATGCAATTCTCATTCGTCCCATGGCAGTACGACGAGGAAGTGACCGCGATAGCCAAAAAGTACGTGCGCATCCACGAGGAGATCGTGACACCACTGGTATTGCGGGCGGCGAGAGAAGCAGCCACCGAACCAG GCGCACCAATTATTCGACCCCTGTGGATGCTGGACCCCGAGGATATCGATTCCTTGGAGAGCGAGACAGATTTCCTGGTGGGAGATACTCTCCTAGTCGCCCCCGTGCTCGAACATGGGGTTCGGAAACGGGACATATTCTTACCCAGGGGAACCTGGGAAGACATGACGAAACTCGAAACGCTGCTGGGGCGAACGTGGTTACGAAACTACGATGTGCCTATTGATCACGTGCCTACGTTTAGACGAATACTGTAA